The Plasmodium relictum strain SGS1 genome assembly, chromosome: 9 genome window below encodes:
- the PAIP1 gene encoding polyadenylate-binding protein-interacting protein 1, putative, which translates to MQSDTVLKKDISEYKDMMNGIHNVTSCNISVSIEKNSENNKKVNYDEKVKKYNKNNFNTISNNLSESNKLSTKRYNSNTPSHSSSILNNSVNHKNYKQVQKKTYINMNGEDSRFNESINKYTDDNSSKNMINLNNTNHVISSSNSENIPYNSIKNVNPQKKNNSISNSSNNLDKNSYVKNSTKFNRTTCNETNYDATNENNQNDFETPMENYNNDNLNTNATDEKNFVLSKSSNENNINGVLINSNTTASNENKIQNSNTYSNNTNKNSNSNYITQTNCDSRNNNNYKNNSNNHINNNNNISINNNVNNNNKNIYNNSSNNMNINNNINATSSKNNSSQNNTLTLGYINVKGNIKSSILNNKNNKNNGNRIVKNSNSLKNESGHDIKNTETKNNENKTAENKSSNDIKNNDKNNNSNSNNNNNDDNNNDNNNNNNDNNNNNNDNNNNNNNNNNNNNNNNNNNNNDNNNDSNNNNNNNSNSNNNHNNSNSNNNNNDNNNSNNDNNDNDNNDNDNNNNNNNNNNNNNNNSKEIGKKETDNKDKENEEEAKKITKDTQKKNTSNNNETQNSANKSHSLSTNSFNNVSSSSSLNADAPEFVPSTKNIQSSLPFNNLMWSNYYQNMSTTPFTNVQNNNMMNNITSQGNSNILTPNSLINPVISGLNASSNNLMNISNTNNASSSSNINLNVSNNSGVIVNSSSSVNNIENENTKNNSNNTSTVINAKQTNNHENGVNNISSSTNMHGSSIAVPSSGTSSQTNFLNQNIISGMNNLRSNNFMNNSGGNIMNSSENSAPFHHLDTHAHQNFQPNGSLIHHHNFYVNHPYLINNHPNGLPTPQSIFAPLSYGNSLTSGNVHHDLPFSQPPSVYGSFANNPSLIGNNSIPSQKNGALNINPYNFLSCAIPSPPQLQHNASINMSSLDPHFITNSANTHIKIPYNHVNQPNRRNIFSHFNNANLHSASNLNDNNFEHNNNNMNSVITGNLNYNFNSFNANQNNNMHLNNDNNNLHLNSAVGSNMPLNNSANVICLNNPLHINNSNVAHHHMNNINNNLHLNNIHMNHSLLMNNTMNKQKRNNSYNERNKQYNYRDNKNALKNNILNLNGTMNNYNHYNMKHDNKKHNRYNSLNNTNNNFSPNYNLNNNTLNNVSNNSKNLYNSHSKNFKQENYNREENNSVNYYQKNNNANTTNNNISNNNNTNNSNATTTSNNNITVPLKEVNADMKEMADNFNENSACNNDIPYSYKGKNYNLNNSNLKNKNSNAVNNNLNNNIQNEVSNEKRTYNKNDKNDKNNKDDFKANRNYASNKINEEKNVTNVKRELPKDKSGKQGDQFHKKNFSELNNSSNSKQQNNFVGSKYQNNSEKRGSVRSVDNNKINEKKIKNEDDKKFKEKSNVLNTSSVNNLSNININVSENNENLNKNANTNDVATVDNNYVNNNSNFNNNIANNKNVNYNNLKNLKNYDKKNMEFSSWVKIAKMNPNKKKEKNNLNIQYNNTNNFNANASDVNNKNNDNSNAKLTNLDKGNYNIDSSNNNNEKSNIQSSKISSDNICDQNNDLTYQKNQLATNYVDSKSNTITKENKKKNEEEKEKGSNKEKDASYKNSKKLSEDKIDSNVKNKKMNYSSNKNFTDKENKEKLKTNYDNSKKNEMNERKGNNGVNFSHRQREKLKIQNVEIKQINEKIMNINTKSDDTKSINKITENEDSENIKKSNGKGINENNENYEKSNDLGEDYTSKNELEYSDSIINMKKSKNANISSNSIKSESFRNRENQKELYNATTGENKINKNNPDNITKKNNTSINKDNYKYLSANHYNATNANDRSSSYSNSNSKNFMWEGKISFAEMAKRKPKKETKESKLESIQNEKKNNNNSHKNDKISKKDHNRYTSNTVVNDKNNKGDNNSSMNKDNKDVKKRNEIKEDISKLSNNNNLVKKENKNEMLKTYDIEKEKNTLDNLETNENKEKLCNEKMESSDASLNVTYNKAKNDKLEENYNDVEKKDKNEIKSEKESDGLYSDKSNNKKIFNIEKSNVNDSNQTVADKDKINKNKNPELSLNEKNMIEVNNKSAHLINEDNLTFSKKMNEKEEKELTEYSNKDTEKTDEISKKKKKKKKLENEEENRLVEEYKNEEVQSKTQLVEENLNGNEGLNENASLNNKISLTKNLKENKNETVRSNKLNEETHNINIIDDLKVNSVLNEKGIKCVEKKEMETSKKNINYDDVKKEDINKNINENNKYLDEEKVKASISNNEENIKTKSPNEDLLNVENEDKKRKKNAFSEEKKRENEKYNEETKTEKEKVKTDQLQCNKKNSEDISFKEQNEESKKKLLNEKINKRSNAVTNENKKEILKVYDSSKADIKDKTSINNTVANNLKNNTLNNEVLNSNKNEINVSEEASIKLDCKDSKKENKEIKDENIEDDLLGALEKQVDSLEKIKDNEKLKEDKLKEEKQIAKQKKIERLYKEKVYTKIDLLEIYLGHDWNIGVDKFNFVLSQGSNSEMDYNNNNINMNNNNNINNNDNNNNINDNENCNSNMNDFKNMNAYNKRYNSVYNNNNINNTNNNINNNINNNNNASNNNNGNISNNINNNNNNANSNNNKQAQANQSANNKNIKDDWRSSIPKNMMNNLFLNNNQNSNFFNNNIIGGNNIYDQNLQNNNLMKNTTNLEWRKSDGDKLKGFFDSTRAVESADPWRNNNSPPTKTIAENSWILKQNQLKADKYTCMMRKLRGILNKLTFEKFDLLYEQIILVGITKLEEIVGLMKLVFEKAVTQHHFVQMYVQLCKKLNVHFHNMKLEDDTTVQFKKILINQCQDSFENNLKPIEYPSNLNEEEKFEFEQMHKNKVRGNMLFVGELVKSGIISIPIVFVCIKQLLEKRESYIALKNDTNEGNLHLEALCMFLNTVGEILDTHEKANQDKVKELYNTLNELVNNEKITFRVRCLIKDVIDNRNEKWNKKFAHKLEGPTTLSVLHDKILKENIDQNNRNFSNNNMNYHDNKMNSNLSNMRNNILRNANFNMNNNNNNINFNMINNNMNLRNMSGMKNLDGNKNNKKMPLNLSKNKNNTSKIIPDEMKNGMDNNYFDMMSKNHIPFKNQPFMNNDHNDNNNIFSNLNSRLLNNKEKNDNKAFLRNYNAKKNNSNNDDVNKRNTLNANNNEDFNEVDFSRNNLNNEENNEVTTTATTSNNNNSTSNVITKKVTKESGQDAPEDYTFVEEYLPKVNEILEMSTTTKEWEELTKKFEDLNIPSKFNDKLHNNILKLTLKKYACNKNIEKSSDFFNWLISIVLSNKIDIESFKPCWKSFMLEKDENSYVYTKEDYPLLPDIAKNFIKAIELYDKNHLLYDVNTIEEMKNII; encoded by the coding sequence atgcaaAGTGATacagttttaaaaaaagatatatctGAATATAAAGACATGATGAATGGTATTCATAATGTAACATCTTGTAATATATCAGTATCTATAGAAAAGAATAgtgaaaacaataaaaaagtaaattacgacgaaaaagtaaaaaaatataataaaaataatttcaataCTATTAGTAATAATTTATCCGAATCAAATAAATTATCAACAAAACGATATAATTCTAATACTCCATCTCATTCTTCATCCATATTAAATAACTCAGTAAAtcacaaaaattataagcaagttcaaaaaaaaacttatatCAATATGAATGGTGAAGATAGTAGATTTAACGAATCAATAAATAAGTATACAGATGATAACAGTTCAAAGAATATGATTAACCTAAATAATACTAACCATGTCATTTCTTCTTCTAATTCAGAAAACATTCCTTATAATAgcataaaaaatgtaaatcctcaaaaaaaaaataatagtatcAGTAACAGTAGtaataatttagataaaaattcTTATGTAAAAAATAGCACAAAATTTAATCGTACAACATGTAATGAAACTAATTATGATGCtacaaatgaaaataatcaaAATGATTTTGAGACTCCAAtggaaaattataataatgacAATTTGAATACCAATGCTAcggatgaaaaaaattttgttctTTCTAAGTCATCTAATGAAAACAATATAAATGGAGTATTAATTAATAGTAATACAACAGCaagtaatgaaaataaaattcaaaataGTAATACATATtctaataatacaaataaaaactcCAATAGTAATTATATTACTCAAACAAATTGTGATagtagaaataataataattacaaaaataatagtaataatcatatcaataataataataatatcagcattaataataatgttaataataacaataaaaatatatacaataatAGTAGcaataatatgaatataaataataatattaatgctacttcatcaaaaaataattcttcaCAGAACAATACGCTTACATTAGGATATATCAATGTAAaaggaaatataaaaagttctatattgaataataaaaataataaaaataatggtAATCGTATTgttaaaaattcaaattcgttaaaaaatgaaagtggTCACGATATAAAAAACAcggaaacaaaaaataatgaaaataaaactGCAGAGAATAAAAGTAGCAacgatattaaaaataatgataaaaataataacagtaatagtaataataataataatgacgataataataatgataataataataataataatgataataataataataataatgataataataataataataataataataataataataataataataataataataataataataatgataataataatgatagtaataataataacaataataatagtaatagtaataataaccataataatagtaatagtaataataataataatgataataataatagtaataatgataataatgataatgataataatgataacgataataataataataataataataataataataataataataataatagtaaagaAATAGGGAAAAAAGAAACtgataataaagataaagaaaatgaggAGGAAgctaaaaaaataactaaagatacacaaaaaaaaaacacatCAAATAACAATGAAACACAAAATTCAGCTAATAAGTCACATTCATTATCAACCAATTCATTTAATAACGTTTCATCTTCAAGTTCTTTAAATGCAGATGCACCAGAATTCGTCCCATctacaaaaaatatacaaagtAGCCTTCCTTTTAACAATTTAATGTGGAGTAATTATTATCAGAATATGTCTACTACACCATTTACTAATgtacaaaataataatatgatgAATAATATAACATCACAAGGGAATAGTAATATTTTAACCCCCAATTCTTTAATAAATCCAGTCATTAGTGGATTAAACGCTTCATCAAATAACTTAATGAATATTTCTAATACAAATAATGCATCTTCATCaagtaatataaatttaaatgtatCCAATAATTCAGGTGTGATTGTGAATTCATCTAGTAGTGTTAACaatatagaaaatgaaaacacgaaaaataatagtaataatactAGCACTGTAATTAATGCAAAACAAACAAATAATCATGAAAATGGtgttaataatatttctagTTCTACAAATATGCATGGATCTTCTATTGCTGTACCATCAAGTGGAACATCTTCACAAACTAACtttttaaatcaaaatattatttcaggaatgaataatttaagatccaataattttatgaataattCAGGTGGAAATATTATGAACAGTTCAGAAAATTCAGCACCATTTCATCATCTTGATACACATGCACATCAGAATTTTCAACCAAATGGTTCATTAATTCatcatcataatttttatgtaaatcatccatatttaataaataatcaCCCCAATGGATTGCCAACCCCTCAATCAATATTTGCTCCTTTATCATATGGCAATTCTTTAACATCAGGTAATGTTCATCATGACTTGCCTTTTTCTCAACCCCCATCAGTTTATGGATCATTTGCTAATAATCCTAGCTTAATAGGAAATAATAGTATTCCTTCTCAAAAAAATGGTGCTTTAAATATTAATCCATACAATTTTTTGTCTTGTGCTATTCCATCTCCACCTCAATTGCAGCATAATGCATCTATAAATATGAGTTCTTTAGATCCCCATTTCATTACAAATTCAGCTAATACACATATAAAGATTCCTTATAATCATGTAAATCAACCTAATAGAAGAAATATTTTCAGTCATTTTAATAATGCAAATTTACATAGTGCaagtaatttaaatgataataattttgagcataataataataatatgaacTCAGTTATTACTggaaatttaaattataacttTAATAGCTTTAATGCTAATCAAAACAATAATATGCATTTAAATAacgataataataatttacatTTAAATTCAGCTGTAGGAAGTAATATGCCATTAAATAATAGTGCAAATGTTATATGTTTAAATAACCCATTGCatattaataattcaaatgTAGCACATCATcatatgaataatataaataataatcttcatttaaataatattcataTGAATCATAGCTTGCTCATGAATAATACTatgaataaacaaaaaagaaacaatTCTTATAATGAAAGAAATAAACAATATAATTACagagataataaaaatgcattaaaaaataatatattaaatttaaatggtACTATGAATAATTACAATCACTATAATATGAAGCATGACAATAAAAAGCACAATAGGTAcaattctttaaataatacaaataataattttagtcctaattataatttaaataacaatACTTTGAATAACGTTTCCAataattctaaaaatttatataatagtcatagtaaaaatttcaaacaagaaaattataatagaGAGGAAAATAATTCAGTGAACTATTaccaaaaaaataataatgctaatactactaataataatattagtaataacaataatactAATAATTCTAATGCTACTACTACAtccaataataatattactgTTCCATTAAAAGAAGTTAACGCTGATATGAAAGAAATGGCTGATAATTTTAACGAAAATAGCGCATGCAATAATGACATACCATATTCatataaaggaaaaaattataatttaaataactctaatttaaaaaataaaaatagtaatgcTGTGaacaataatttaaataataatatacagAATGAAGTTTCTAACGAAAAACgtacatataataaaaatgataaaaatgataaaaataataaagacgATTTTAAAGCAAATAGAAATTATGCTAGTAACAAGATAAATGAGGAAAAAAATGTAACTAATGTTAAGAGGGAATTACCAAAGGATAAGAGTGGTAAGCAGGGTGAtcaatttcataaaaaaaatttttctgaattaaataattctagTAATAGCAAACAACAAAATAATTTCGTAGGTAGTAAATATCAAAACAATTCTGAAAAAAGAGGAAGTGTGAGAAGTGTtgacaataataaaataaatgaaaaaaaaattaagaatgaAGATGATAAGAAATTCAAGGAAAAAAGTAACGTATTAAATACCAGTTCTgttaataatttaagtaatataaatattaatgttTCAgagaataatgaaaatttaaataaaaatgcaaATACAAATGATGTAGCAACTGTTGATAATAATTATGTAAACAATAAtagtaattttaataataatatagcaaacaataaaaatgtgaattacaataatttaaaaaatttaaaaaattacgacaaaaaaaatatggaatTTTCTTCGTGGGTAAAAATTGCTAAGATGAAtcctaataaaaaaaaagaaaaaaataatctaaATATTCAGTATAACAAtactaataattttaatgcaAATGCTTCTGATgttaacaataaaaataatgataattccAATGCAAAATTAACTAATTTAGATAAAGGCAATTACAATATAGATtctagtaataataataatgaaaaatcgAATATTCAAAGTTCTAAAATAAGTAGTGATAACATATGTGATCAGAATAATGATTTAACTTATCAAAAAAATCAACTTGCTACAAATTATGTTGATTCCAAATCCAATACAATTACTAaggaaaacaaaaaaaagaatgaagaagaaaaggaaaaaggatcaaacaaagaaaaagatGCAAGTTACAAAAATAGCAAAAAATTAAGTGAAGATAAAATAGACtcaaatgtaaaaaataaaaaaatgaattattcatccaataaaaatttcacagataaggaaaataaagaaaagttGAAAACAAATTATGATAACAGTAAGAAGAATGAAATGAATGAAAGGAAAGGAAATAATGGAGTAAATTTTTCTCATAGACaaagagaaaaattaaaaattcaaaatgtAGAAATTAAgcaaattaatgaaaaaattatgaatatcAATACAAAAAGTGATGATACcaaaagtataaataaaataactgaAAATGAAGACTCagaaaatatcaaaaaaagtAATGGAAAAggaataaatgaaaataatgaaaattatgaaaaatcaAATGATTTAGGAGAGGATTATACAAGCAAAAATGAATTGGAATACAGTGATAGTATTATTAACATGAAGAAAAGTAAAAATGCAAATATATCATCAAATAGTATAAAAAGTGAATCCTTTAGAAATAGAGAAAATCAAAAGGAGTTGTATAATGCTACAACAGGAGAAAacaaaattaacaaaaacaaTCCTGataatataacaaaaaaaaataatactagTATAAACAAGGATAATTACAAATATTTAAGTGCAAATCATTATAATGCTACTAATGCTAATGATCGATCATCATCTTATTCTAATTCTAATTCGAAAAATTTTATGTGGGAAGGGAAAATTTCTTTTGCTGAAATGGCCAAAAGAAAACCAAAGAAAGAAACGAAGGAATCGAAATTAGAATCAATAcagaatgaaaaaaaaaataataataattcacataaaaatgataaaatttcaaaaaaagatCATAATAGATATACTTCTAACACAGTAGTAAATGATAAGAATAACAAAGGAGACAACAATTCTAGTATGAACAAAGATAATAAAGAtgtgaaaaaaagaaatgaaattaaggaagatatttcaaaattatctaataataataatttagttaaaaaagaaaacaaaaatgaaatgTTAAAAACATATGATAtagaaaaagagaaaaatacaCTAGACAATTTAGaaacaaatgaaaataaagaaaaattgtgCAATGAAAAAATGGAATCATCAGATGCTTCTTTAAATGTAACTTATAATAAAGCAAAAAATGACaaattagaagaaaattataatgatgttgaaaaaaaagataagaatgaaataaaatcaGAAAAAGAATCAGATGGCTTATATTCAGACAAGTcaaataataagaaaatttttaatatagaaaagAGTAATGTGAATGATTCAAACCAAACAGTAGCAGATAAagacaaaataaataaaaataaaaatcctgaattatcattaaatgaaaaaaatatgattgaAGTAAACAATAAATCAGCACATTTGATTAATGAAGATAATTTaactttttcaaaaaaaatgaatgaaaaagaagaaaaggaACTTACGGAATATTCAAATAAAGATACTGAGAAAACAGACgaaatttctaaaaaaaagaagaaaaagaaaaaattggaAAACGAAGAAGAAAACAGATTGGtagaagaatataaaaatgaagaagtaCAAAGTAAGACCCAACTTGTAGAAGAAAATTTGAATGGAAATGAAGGATTAAATGAAAACGcttctttaaataataaaataagtttaactaaaaatttaaaggaaaataaaaatgaaacagTAAGGAGTAACAAATTAAATGAAGAGACACATaacattaatattattgATGATTTGAAAGTAAATAGTGTTCTAAATGAAAAAGGAATTAAATgtgtagaaaaaaaagaaatggagacatcaaaaaaaaatataaattacgatgatgtaaaaaaagaagatataaataaaaatataaacgagaataataaatatttagatgaagaaaaagtaaaagCATCTATTtctaataatgaagaaaacataaaaacaaaatcaCCAAATGAAGATTTACTAAATGTggaaaatgaagataaaaaaaggaaaaaaaatgcattttcagaagaaaaaaaaagagagaaTGAAAAATACAATGAAGAAACAAAaacagaaaaagaaaaggtgAAAACAGATCAATTgcaatgtaataaaaaaaattcagaagATATTTCTTTCAAAGAACAAAATGAGGAAAGCAAAAAGAAGCTgctaaatgaaaaaataaataaaaggaGTAATGCTGTaactaatgaaaataaaaaggaaatcTTAAAAGTTTATGACTCATCAAAAGCAGATATAAAGGATAAAACTTCTATTAATAATACTGTagcaaataatttaaaaaataatactttaAATAACGAAGTATTAAATTccaataaaaatgaaataaatgtatCGGAAGAAGCAAGTATAAAGTTGGATTGCAAAGAcagtaaaaaagaaaataaagaaataaaagatgaaaaCATAGAAGATGATTTATTGGGAGCTTTAGAAAAACAAGTGGATAgcttagaaaaaataaaagataacgAAAAGTTAAAGGAAGATAAATTAAAGGAAGAAAAACAAATagcaaaacaaaaaaaaattgaaagattatataaagaaaaagtatatacaaaaatagaTTTATTAGAGATTTATTTAGGTCATGATTGGAATATTGGTGtagataaatttaattttgttttatctCAAGGTTCTAACAGTGAAATGGattacaataataataatataaatatgaataacaataataatattaataataatgataataataataatattaatgataatgaaaattgtAATAGTAATATGaatgattttaaaaatatgaatgcATATAACAAAAGATATAATTCAGtatataacaataataatattaataatactaataacaacattaataataatattaataataacaacAATGCTAGTAATAATAACAACGGTAATATTAGCAATAAtatcaataataataataataatgccaatagtaataataataaacaaGCACAAGCAAATCAAAGtgcaaataataaaaatattaaagatgACTGGAGAAGTTCTATACCAAAAAATATGatgaataatttatttttaaacaatAATCAAAATAGtaatttctttaataataatattataggTGGGAATAACATATATGATCAGaatttacaaaataataatttaatgaaaaacaCAACTAACTTGGAATGGAGAAAGAGTGATggagataaattaaaaggatTTTTTGACTCTACAAGAGCTGTTGAATCAGCTGATCCATGgagaaataataattctcCACCAACTAAAACAATAGCAGAAAATAGTTGGATTCTAAAGCAAAATCAATTGAAAGCAGATAAATACACATGTATGATGCGTAAATTAAGAGGTATATTAAATAAGTTAACTTTTGAGAAGTTCGATTTATTATATGAGCAAATAATTCTTGTTGGTATAACTAAATTAGAAGAAATTGTTGGATTAATGAAGCTAGTTTTTGAAAAAGCTGTTACGCAACATCATTTTGTTCAAATGTATGTACAgttatgtaaaaaattaaatgttcATTTCCATAATATGAAATTGGAAGATGACACAACAgttcaatttaaaaaaatattaattaatcAGTGCCAAGATtcttttgaaaataatttaaaaccAATAGAATACCCtagtaatttaaatgaagaagaaaaatttgAATTTGAACAAatgcataaaaataaagttagaGGTAATATGCTTTTTGTTGGTGAATTAGTTAAATCTGGTATTATATCAATTCCTATTGTTTTTGTTTGCATTAAAcaattattagaaaaaagagAGAGTTATATTGCTTTAAAGAATGATACAAACGAAGGAAATCTACATTTAGAAGCATTATGCATGTTTTTGAACACAGTTGGAGAAATTTTAGATACCCATGAAAAAGCAAATCAAGACAAAGTAAAAGAATTATACAATACATTAAATGAATTagttaataatgaaaaaattactttTCGTGTTAGATGTCTTATTAAAGATGTTATTGACAatagaaatgaaaaatggaataaaaaatttgctCATAAATTAGAAGGTCCAACGACTTTAAGTGTATTGCATGATAagattttaaaagaaaatattgatcaaaataatagaaatttttcaaataataatatgaattatcacgataataaaatgaatagcAATTTAAGTAATATGAGAAATAATATTCTTCGCAATGCAAACTTTAAcatgaataataataataataatataaattttaatatgataaataataatatgaatttaAGAAATATGAGCGGAATGAAAAATCTAGatggaaataaaaataataaaaaaatgccattaaatttaagtaaaaacaaaaataatacttCTAAAATTATTCCTGATGAAATGAAAAATGGAATGGATAACAATTATTTTGATATGATGTCAAAAAATCATATCCCATTTAAAAATCAACCATTTATGAATAATGATCacaatgataataataatatttttagtaaCTTAAATTCCagattattaaataataaagaaaaaaatgataacaaAGCATTTTTGAGAAATTATAatgctaaaaaaaataatagcaaTAATGATgatgttaataaaagaaacaCTTTAAATgctaataataatgaagattTTAACGAAGTAGATTTTAGTAGGAATAATTTGAACAATGAGGAAAATAATGAAGTTACCACGACCGCTACTAcatcaaataataataattccaCTTCTAATGTTATAACAAAGAAAGTTACAAAAGAAAGTGGTCAAGACGCTCCAGAAGATTATACATTTGTTGAAGAATATTTACCAAAggtaaatgaaattttagaAATGTCTACTACAACAAAAGAATGGGAAGAATTgacaaaaaaatttgaagatCTTAACATTCCTTCTAAATTTAATGACAAACTTCATAATAACATTTTAAAACTTaccttaaaaaaatatgcttgtaacaaaaatatagaaaagagttctgatttttttaattggCTAATTTCTATTGTTCTCTCTAATAAGATTGATATAGAATCATTTAAACCTTGTTGGAAATCTTTTATGTtagaaaaagatgaaaatagTTATGTATATACAAAAGAAGATTATCCTTTATTACCAGACATAgctaaaaattttatcaaaGCTATTGAgttatatgataaaaatcatttattatatgaTGTAAACACCAtagaagaaatgaaaaatattatataa
- the RAD51 gene encoding DNA repair protein RAD51, putative has translation MKPANTKEDKSQKVQTINSTDEVEEEHLYTGPLKIEQLLAKGFVKRDLELLKEEGLQTVECVAYAPMRTLCSIKGISEQKAEKLKKACKELCNSGFCNAIDYHDARQNLIKFTTGSKQLDTLLKGGIETGGITELFGEFRTGKSQLCHTLAITCQLPIEQSGGEGKCLWIDTEGTFRPERIVAIAKRYGLHPTDCLNNIAYAKAYNCDHQTELLIDASAMMADARFALLIVDSATALYRSEYIGRGELANRQSHLCRFLRGLQRIADIYGVAVIITNQVVAKVDAMSMFGGHEKIPIGGNIIAHASQTRLYLRKGRGESRICKIYDSPVLPEGEAVFAITEGGIADYEEK, from the coding sequence ATGAAACCTGCAAATACAAAAGAAGATAAGTCACAAAAGGTTCAAACTATTAATTCTACAGATGAGGTTGAAGAAGAACATTTATATACTGGGCCATTAAAAATAGAACAGTTATTAGCAAAGGGATTTGTAAAAAGAGATTTGGAATTACTTAAAGAAGAAGGATTACAAACGGTTGAATGCGTAGCTTATGCACCTATGCGTACGTTATGCTCTATAAAAGGAATAAGTGAACAAAAAgctgaaaaattaaaaaaggcATGTAAAGAGTTATGTAATTCCGGATTTTGCAATGCAATTGATTATCATGATGCAAGAcagaatttaataaaattcacAACAGGATCAAAACAGTTAGATACCTTATTAAAAGGTGGAATAGAAACAGGAGGAATTACTGAGCTATTTGGAGAATTTCGTACAGGAAAAAGTCAGTTATGCCATACATTAGCTATAACATGTCAATTGCCTATTGAACAATCAGGTGGTGAAGGGAAATGCCTATGGATAGATACAGAAGGAACATTTCGACCTGAACGAATTGTAGCTATAGCTAAAAGATATGGTTTACATCCAACAGATTGTTTAAACAATATAGCATATGCAAAAGCATATAATTGTGATCATCAAACAGAATTACTAATAGATGCAAGTGCAATGATGGCTGATGCAAGGTTTGCACTATTAATAGTGGATTCGGCAACTGCTCTGTATAGATCCGAATACATAGGTAGAGGAGAGCTAGCTAACAGACAATCCCATTTATGTAGATTTTTAAGAGGATTACAAAGAATTGCAGATATTTATGGGGTAGCAGTAATAATTACTAATCAAGTAGTAGCAAAAGTAGATGCTATGAGCATGTTTGGTGGACATGAAAAAATACCAATAGGTGGAAATATAATAGCTCATGCTAGCCAAACTCGtttatatttaagaaaaGGAAGAGGAGAAAGTAGAATTTGTAAAATTTATGATTCTCCTGTGTTACCAGAAGGAGAAGCTGTATTTGCCATAACTGAGGGAGGAATTGCAGATTAcgaagaaaaataa